In Rutidosis leptorrhynchoides isolate AG116_Rl617_1_P2 chromosome 6, CSIRO_AGI_Rlap_v1, whole genome shotgun sequence, the DNA window TACTGATGTGGCGGAGAAAAGTTGTGTTAAACTTTACAACCATTGCAAGTGGGCCAAAGATGCTGTCGCTATTTGATTATATGGATTTTTTTGTTAGCAAAAAGGTGAAacttaaaattttatttattatggtaATACCATGTTAGACAACTTGATTACTTAAACAATAAAAAAGACTATTGCTATTTGATGTGGTTCAACGGTACCCGTCCTTTTAAAGTTAGGCCCCATGTGTGGAAGCTTGAAAGAACAACTAGCATAAGTTCAAGTACCGGGGAGATCATGATTTACCTTTGACTCTCGGGTATGCCTCTGTGGCGTTGTATCAGCTTGCCTTGAGCATACGTTGATCTCCTTGTACGTCGGGTCTATCACGTGCCCTTGGAGGATGCCTTCGAGCTAGACTCTTAGCCTGTCACACATGAGATTCCTTAGTGAAGGTGATTTACAGACATCCGACTCTTACgatgtggatttggtgggtttgcAAAGGCAACATAGGATTTGCGTGTTCTTGCAAGTCTACACATTTTGAAAGGATATATCACAATTACAATACTAATACTATTACTattacaataataattacaatagtgATAGTAATCACAACTTCAAATAAATAAAGTCATAACAAAACAGCTTATAGATTTTGATAGCATTTATTCCTAAAACATCCCATAAGATAAAATTGTGGGTGACATCAAATTTGTCAATGGATTAATTTCTTAACTCATTTAAGCATTTATGCAATTTTTTAAAGTAAGAACTCACTAAATATGATAAATTTACATTTACAATAGAATACACAAATCCCATTAACGAcattttatatcaaatcaaatataACTAAACAACTTTTCGCAAATAATTGTTCCatgttccaccatactaccataggAATATTAAGAAGGGGCTACAGAGATGCTAAAggcccaaagatatcattttttttaattttattcatataataaaAATCCTAAAAAAACTCACAGTTAATATTCATTTTCATGTAAAAAAAACTCAAGTTTCATGCCTATGTCAATTAAAGAACATGATTACATAGGGTTGTCAGAGACAACTATGGAGAAAAAAGCCTGTAACATAATAAATAGTGATAAAGATTTGAACTTGAAAGCTACAGAATTGAGACTTGGGTTACCTGGTTCAGAGTCACCGGAAAGAGAGGTGGTTTACGTTGGTGGAATCAAGAATCCGGTGGCCGGAGCTAAAAGGGGTTTCTCTGATACAATTCATGGTGGTTCTGGGAAATGGGTTTTTGCTGGTAATGGTGGTTCTGAGGTTGATTTGGTTAAAAATGGTggttctgtaaaagaaactgatgtTTTAGCTTCACCAAAACCTGTGTTACTTGAAAAGAAGACTCAATTTTCTGTTAAGTCCAATGGTCAATCTTCTGCTCCTGCTCAAACGTAAGGTTCTGTATACTTTTAATGCATAAAGTTTTAATTTTAGTAGTTTTTGGATTGAAATTTGTGGTATAAATTGCTTAAACTAGTTACTTGAATAATTTCAAAATTGTGTTTAAAGTTGGAAAAATTTGTTTGTTTGACTTTTGAGAGTCAACGGTCTTACTTGGACTTTTCTTTCATGAATCTGATAGTGTTGTTTTAAATTACTAATTAGTTGGATTTTTTTGCATGGTTTGGTACTTGCCAGTAATTGAGCTTGTTGAATGATTGTTTGATCCTTGATTACAAGAATAGAAGTGTACCTTTGACTTTAAAAAGTCAGCTCTATCGTTTTCAATATTCATAAATTTGAGTGTACTGATTTTCAATTGTCAAGTCCAAAAGTTTCGTTTTCATTCTAAGTGTATTAGTTTATCCTAGCACCAATAATTTCACTCGAAACAACATAATTATCATCaattctaatattttttttttttttttttttttttttttttttgaaaggcaatgttagtggttagagttaattcacgaaaatcccccccccccccccccccccccgagactcgaacccttgatctcctcgaacaccatgttaacatggtgaccaatgaggcaaagccccattggcatcAATTCTAATATTAGGGAAGTAACTCATTTGACACTGAAAAGTCAAACATACCAATCTATTTTTGGTGGAATTTGAAACTTAGTTGCTAAAAGAAATATGTTTATGGTTCAGACAACAAGTTATAGGATGGCCTCCAATTCGATCTTTTCGTAAGAACACCATGGTTGTTAACCACACAAAGAAGGAAGATGATGTGGGTCCAAAGATGGGACCAGGCTGCCTATTTGTTAAGGTCAGTATGGATGGAGCTCCATATTTGAGGAAAGTGGATATTGAGATCTATTCAAGTTACTTGGATCTTTCTTCAGCACTTGAAAAGATGTTTAGCTGCTTTACAATTGGTAATCTTTTATGATCTTTGATGCATTTTTTTAGTTGTTACGTGATCTTTTATGTTACGTAGCTATGTTTTGAGAATTACTTTTGGCAGTGATGTTAATTCGTGTCAACTTTAAGTACATCAAACATGTCATAGAAAAGTAAAGTTGATATATGCTGATGCTATTACAATTAGTGATCTCAAACATAACAATTAGttatgatttgattttcaggtcaATACGGTAGCCATGGAACAAGAGATGGATTAAGCGAGAGTCGATTGAAAGATCTTCTCCATTGTTCCGAGTATGTGCTGACCTATGAAGACAAAGATGGTGATTGGATGCTAGTTGGTGATGTTCCTTGGGAGTAAGTTCAACTCCCTTTAACATAAATCATTAAActtttatcttttatttatttatttatttattttaacggCGATTAGAGTCACTGATGGGTCCGAACGCGATGTCGGAATCCACCCACCTGATCATTTTCTAGACGAACATTACAGTCCTACCGCCACTAAGGAGGAAACCCCCTCCACGAATCCATACGGACATCGCGTGAGGCTCAAACGCATAAACGTGGCACATGAGAGTCGAATCCCTGACATCTCTTATGGGAAGTCGAGTCACCACCAATGCACCAACACCTTGCCGTTTGTAAACTTTTATTCATATGGTCTAATTCATTCATATTGACTTTTGAGCAACTTATTTGATCTAGCGTTAGAACCTATTAAGGGTATTCCATTTAATCTTTTAGCATATGTTAAAAAAGTTAAAGTCTTTTGGTTCAATCCTATAGCTGAGCGTTGGGCCGTTTGACTCGAAGGTCAAATTGTATCATTACTAAATTTGCAAATCTTGACGAGTTTTCTTTTTGCTGCAGTATGTTCATTGGCACTTGTAAGAGGATGAGGATCATGAAAAGTTCAGATGCAATTGGTCTAGGTAATTTTTGATTATTCAACTAAGACTTGAAAAAACACAAAATCTTGATTGGTTTATAAATCAAGAACCACATAAATCTGAGATGTTTAATCAAAATTTGATCTTGTTAACTTTTGATGCCGTGTTATGCAGCCCCTCGAGCCGTGGAGAAGTGTAGAAACCGTAATTAGTGTGATAAAGACTAAAGATATGTTTGTGAAAAGATCAAGTCTTTTGGAAGAACAGGTCTAGAATGGCTGGAAACAAAAGCTTACATTATTGTTCCAAAATCTACAAAGAGTCTTGTATTAATACTTGTGTTGAGTATAACCAGATGAGTATGCCATATCGGCACAAAACATGTACTAACACTTGCTATGTTTCTAAATTTGTCTATATGGTAAAATGGGTAAGACTCATATATTGTTGTATATTAGAGTTTCGAATTCGGATTTCTGAGAGTCGTGTAATCACTTTCAGATCAAAGTATTTCGATGGTACTATCGAAATCTCTAATCGGATAAAACTCAGAATTATTGAACAGAGAATATGTGTTTTGTATATATGAATTTGATTAAACGTACCAGATTAAATAACCAAAAAacggggttgccaccccttggaccccgccaggggttgccaccccttggaccccgctatcgggggcgctgcccccgaacctcccgtcataatcaagataagttcaaagttcaaacaagtgtgcacttcaCACTTTCccgaacttgttcgatatttatcaagattattttggttaacaaattaatctcattacacttaaatcatattggtgacacaaatcaccaacagatATGTGATTCGGGTATCAAGGCATTAGGCTTGTGAAGGTAAAACTAACATATATAGGGCTGTTAAATATGGAGTAGTGAATCTTAGCGTGTGCGTCTAACAAATGGTGTATCCATAAATTCAACTAGGATACATCTTTGATCAAACAAGTGCGATCATTTTGAAGAACATATTCGTGTCTCCAGTGAAAAAATTAAAAGCTAATGTTTATAACATATTTGAACTGTGAACTAGATTTATCCAATAAGCAACTTGACTATAAAATTAGACAATATTACAAAAATTTCACTATGGATGAGCTCTACACTTGTATTCATGACACTTGATTCTAAAAGCCTAGAAGCTAGGCTAACAATTTTGATTGATATTGATAATCAGATTATATTACCAACCAAATGCAACTAAAACTGAAGTTGACAAGTTGTTACAACGGTAAATGttgataaaaaggaaaaaaaaaaaaaaaaaaaaaaagcccttGACTGACAATTTCTTAAGTGCTGGAGAAAAAATTGACAAATAGACAGAATGCAAATTAGATGCGTTAAACAACAAGAACTACAATGAAAGATAACCAATATTTTTTGTGATCGAGAAAGAATAATCAACCATTGAAATGAAGAAAATTATAATAAAGAATGGATTCATTTTAAAGGCCTAAAAATCATTATAAAATTATTACAATGATCTGAAAATCATCATCAGAAAGTAATCCCAAACACCCTTAAAAGAACATCACCATGCTTTAAATTTtgaataattattttaacaataataaaataataatcagAGACTGTATTCTCTGATTCTAAATATTATGATTGAAGTAATTTAAAGACCTAAAAGTTATTATAAAACTACAATCATCTGAAAATCATCATCAGAAGGTAATCCCAAACATCCTTAAAGAACATCGCCATGCTTTAAATTTTGAATTCTTTTTTTTACgatcaaataaaaatataaaaaatttcatTAAAAATTTGGAAAGAAAAGGACGATTATATTTAGGGAGGTAATACTCACACATcagtttttgatccatacacactttttacTATAA includes these proteins:
- the LOC139855899 gene encoding auxin-responsive protein IAA27-like produces the protein MPMSIKEHDYIGLSETTMEKKACNIINSDKDLNLKATELRLGLPGSESPEREVVYVGGIKNPVAGAKRGFSDTIHGGSGKWVFAGNGGSEVDLVKNGGSVKETDVLASPKPVLLEKKTQFSVKSNGQSSAPAQTQQVIGWPPIRSFRKNTMVVNHTKKEDDVGPKMGPGCLFVKVSMDGAPYLRKVDIEIYSSYLDLSSALEKMFSCFTIGQYGSHGTRDGLSESRLKDLLHCSEYVLTYEDKDGDWMLVGDVPWDMFIGTCKRMRIMKSSDAIGLAPRAVEKCRNRN